One window from the genome of Cucumis melo cultivar AY chromosome 12, USDA_Cmelo_AY_1.0, whole genome shotgun sequence encodes:
- the LOC127143762 gene encoding argininosuccinate synthase, chloroplastic-like isoform X1 — translation MEIKQAPTESLSLALQNDRDGEIGKGNGKGVVGQLKKVVLAYSGGLDTSVIVPWLRENYGCEVVCFTADVGQGMKELKGLEEKAIASGASKLVVKDLKEEFAKDFIFPCLRAGAVYERKYLLGTSMARPVIAKAMVDVAEEVGADAVAHGCTGKGNDQVRFELACFALNPNLKVVAPWREWDITGRQDAIEYAKKHNIPIPVTKKSIYSRDANLWHLSHEGDVLEDPTNEPKKDMYMISTDPEDAPNEPEYVEIGIEGGVPVSINGELLSPASLISKANHIGGKHGIGRIDMVENRLVGMKSRGVYETPGGTILFAAVRELESLTLDRETIQVKDSLALKYAELVYAGRWFDPLRESMDAFMKKITETTTGSVSLKLYKGSVQVAGRRSLYSLYREDISSFENGQIYNQADAAGFIRLYGLPTRVRAMLNKSL, via the exons ATGGAGATCAAGCAAGCACCCACGGAGTCTTTGTCAT TAGCATTGCAAAATGATAGAGATGGTGAGATAGGAAAAGGCAATGGTAAAGGTGTGGTTGGACAGCTGAAGAAGGTTGTTTTGGCTTACAGTGGTGGGTTGGACACATCAGTCATTGTCCCATGGCTAAGGGAGAATTATGGTTGTGAAGTTGTTTGTTTTACTGCTGATGTTGGTCAA GGTATGAAGGAATTGaaaggtttagaagagaaaGCTATAGCAAGTGGAGCTTCAAAATTGGTAGTAAAGGATTTAAAGGAAGAGTTTGCAAAAGACTTCATATTTCCTTGTTTACGTGCTGGTGCTGTTTATGAAAGAAAATACCTTCTTGGAACATCCATGGCTCGTCCCGTTATCGCAAAG GCGATGGTGGATGTTGCAGAAGAAGTTGGGGCAGATGCAGTTGCTCATGGATGCACTGGAAAAGGAAATGATCAAGTAAGGTTTGAATTGGCATGTTTTGCTCTAAATCCAAATCTAAAAGTGGTGGCACCATGGAGAGAATGGGATATTACTGGAAGGCAAGATGCTATTGAGTATGCCAAGAAGCATAATATCCCTATTCCTGTCACTAAGAAATCCATATATAGTCGAGACGCCAATTTGTGGCATCTTAGTCATGAG GGAGATGTTTTGGAGGATCCAACAAATGAACCTAAGAAGGACATGTACATGATATCTACAGATCCAGAAGATGCACCAAATGAACCTGA ATACGTAGAAATAGGCATTGAGGGAGGTGTCCCTGTTTCCATCAATGGCGAACTTCTTTCACCAGCCTCTCTTATCTCCAAAGCAAACCACATTGGTGGAAAGCACGGAATCGGGAGAATCGACATGGTTGAAAATCGTCTCGTCGGCATGAAAAGCAGAGGCGTTTACGAAACTCCAGGAGGAACCATCCTTTTCGCAGCCGTCCGTGAGCTCGAGTCTCTGACACTCGACCGAGAGACGATTCAAGTGAAAGACTCATTGGCTCTGAAATATGCAGAGTTGGTCTATGCAGGAAGATGGTTCGACCCACTTCGTGAATCCATGGATGCTTTCATGAAGAAGATCACAGAGACCACCACTGGCTCTGTTTCTCTCAAGCTCTATAAGGGTTCTGTCCAAGTCGCCGGTCGCCGGAGTCTTTATAGTCTTTATAGGGAAGATATTTCATCCTTCGAAAATGGGCAGATTTACAATCAAGCTGATGCTGCTGGTTTCATTCGCCTTTATGGCCTTCCTACTAGAGTTAGAGCAATGCTCAATAAGAGCTTGTGA
- the LOC127143762 gene encoding argininosuccinate synthase, chloroplastic-like isoform X2, producing MEIKQAPTESLSSLQNDRDGEIGKGNGKGVVGQLKKVVLAYSGGLDTSVIVPWLRENYGCEVVCFTADVGQGMKELKGLEEKAIASGASKLVVKDLKEEFAKDFIFPCLRAGAVYERKYLLGTSMARPVIAKAMVDVAEEVGADAVAHGCTGKGNDQVRFELACFALNPNLKVVAPWREWDITGRQDAIEYAKKHNIPIPVTKKSIYSRDANLWHLSHEGDVLEDPTNEPKKDMYMISTDPEDAPNEPEYVEIGIEGGVPVSINGELLSPASLISKANHIGGKHGIGRIDMVENRLVGMKSRGVYETPGGTILFAAVRELESLTLDRETIQVKDSLALKYAELVYAGRWFDPLRESMDAFMKKITETTTGSVSLKLYKGSVQVAGRRSLYSLYREDISSFENGQIYNQADAAGFIRLYGLPTRVRAMLNKSL from the exons ATGGAGATCAAGCAAGCACCCACGGAGTCTTTGTCAT CATTGCAAAATGATAGAGATGGTGAGATAGGAAAAGGCAATGGTAAAGGTGTGGTTGGACAGCTGAAGAAGGTTGTTTTGGCTTACAGTGGTGGGTTGGACACATCAGTCATTGTCCCATGGCTAAGGGAGAATTATGGTTGTGAAGTTGTTTGTTTTACTGCTGATGTTGGTCAA GGTATGAAGGAATTGaaaggtttagaagagaaaGCTATAGCAAGTGGAGCTTCAAAATTGGTAGTAAAGGATTTAAAGGAAGAGTTTGCAAAAGACTTCATATTTCCTTGTTTACGTGCTGGTGCTGTTTATGAAAGAAAATACCTTCTTGGAACATCCATGGCTCGTCCCGTTATCGCAAAG GCGATGGTGGATGTTGCAGAAGAAGTTGGGGCAGATGCAGTTGCTCATGGATGCACTGGAAAAGGAAATGATCAAGTAAGGTTTGAATTGGCATGTTTTGCTCTAAATCCAAATCTAAAAGTGGTGGCACCATGGAGAGAATGGGATATTACTGGAAGGCAAGATGCTATTGAGTATGCCAAGAAGCATAATATCCCTATTCCTGTCACTAAGAAATCCATATATAGTCGAGACGCCAATTTGTGGCATCTTAGTCATGAG GGAGATGTTTTGGAGGATCCAACAAATGAACCTAAGAAGGACATGTACATGATATCTACAGATCCAGAAGATGCACCAAATGAACCTGA ATACGTAGAAATAGGCATTGAGGGAGGTGTCCCTGTTTCCATCAATGGCGAACTTCTTTCACCAGCCTCTCTTATCTCCAAAGCAAACCACATTGGTGGAAAGCACGGAATCGGGAGAATCGACATGGTTGAAAATCGTCTCGTCGGCATGAAAAGCAGAGGCGTTTACGAAACTCCAGGAGGAACCATCCTTTTCGCAGCCGTCCGTGAGCTCGAGTCTCTGACACTCGACCGAGAGACGATTCAAGTGAAAGACTCATTGGCTCTGAAATATGCAGAGTTGGTCTATGCAGGAAGATGGTTCGACCCACTTCGTGAATCCATGGATGCTTTCATGAAGAAGATCACAGAGACCACCACTGGCTCTGTTTCTCTCAAGCTCTATAAGGGTTCTGTCCAAGTCGCCGGTCGCCGGAGTCTTTATAGTCTTTATAGGGAAGATATTTCATCCTTCGAAAATGGGCAGATTTACAATCAAGCTGATGCTGCTGGTTTCATTCGCCTTTATGGCCTTCCTACTAGAGTTAGAGCAATGCTCAATAAGAGCTTGTGA
- the LOC103484316 gene encoding protein ROOT INITIATION DEFECTIVE 3-like isoform X1: MQTSVVSINGSFFFFFFCFHLFEHQKMGNGGESMALAVCSDRNMGLGITIWDVKTGQTLLHIPSCASPPYGFICLRNEFFVASQTRKEGSVGGGTIFIWSLNKPQPPVMSYTLETIGPLASTKDSVYLAGGTHSGNIHLWEVGSGKLLKLWSGHHKPVKCVLFSWDDSFLITGSSDGMICVWSMISLLDVELVENSQPLVYCLMQHKSSLTGLLTMSGCSMSIIISSSLDGSLKFWDLMSGMIKGTQAHIEGITAIVLHPTEQVLFSGTVDGQISASRLELGFDNCITVKENQILAPKGHKGAITALAFSQTDLISASEDCTVCIWDISRQRIIQKLDHKKGRITNLVAIPRSSLISTSNRKRVLNQFSMSSLDKYPQPANLMKSTIPLFSSLQPLQENLNSIGFTSTSSLNQQILDMKTEGTSAAIQMKVETSLERRMWASRMTKQVMDMNNHLQSRVLDMMRIRLFEPTKINSSSKKQKDERDRVAKKMEKRPSSFH, encoded by the exons ATGCAGACCTCCGTTGTCTCCATTAATggcagttttttttttttttttttttgcttccaTCTCTTTGAGCATCAGAAAATGGGCAACGGCGGCGAAAGTATGGCGTTGGCTGTTTGCAGCGACAGAAACATGGGATTGGGGATTACTATATGGGATGTGAAAACAGGCCAAACTCTCCTTCACATTCCGTCTTGCGCTTCGCCTCCCTACGGTTTTATTTGCTTGAGAAACGAGTTCTTTGTTGCTTCTCAGACTCGTAAGGAAGGGTCCGTTGGTGGTGGAACCATTTTCATTTGGTCACTCAACAAG CCTCAGCCACCTGTTATGAGCTATACATTAGAGACCATTGGACCACTCGCCTCAACGAAGGATAGTGTATATCTTGCAGGCGGAACTCATTCAGGAAATATTCATCTTTGGGAG GTTGGTAGTGGTAAACTGCTCAAGCTTTGGAGTGGTCATCATAAACCTGTAAAGTGTGTACTATTTTCTTGGGACGATTCATTTCTCATTACTGGTTCATCTGACGGAATGATTTGTGTCTGGTCCATGATTAG TTTGCTGGATGTGGAACTTGTGGAAAACTCACAGCCATTAGTGTATTGTCTCATGCAACATAAGTCATCTTTAACTGGTCTACTCACCATGTCTGGCTGCTCGATGTCGATAATCATTTCAAGCTCCCTCGATGGCAGTTTAAAG TTTTGGGACTTAATGTCAGGAATGATTAAGGGAACTCAAGCTCATATAGAGGGGATCACCGCAATTGTTCTTCATCCAACTGAGCAAGTTCTGTTCTCAGGCACTGTTGACGGGCAAATTTCTGCTAGCAGGCTTGAATTAGGATTTGATAACTGCATTACCGTTAAAGAAAATCAAATACTTGCACCAAAAGGACACAA AGGAGCTATTACTGCTCTGGCTTTTAGTCAGACGGATCTGATTTCTGCATCCGAGGATTGTACTGTTTGCATATGGGACATCAGCAGACAGAGGATCATACAAAAGCTTGACCATAAAAAAG GGAGAATAACCAATTTGGTAGCAATTCCACGGTCGTCCTTGATCTCTACGTCAAATCGAAAGAGAGTCTTGAATCAATTCTCCATGTCCTCACTCGACAAGTATCCTCAGCCTGCCAACTTGATGAAGAGCACGATCCCTCTCTTTTCGTCCCTCCAACCGCTTCAGGAGAATCTGAATTCTATCGGATTCACAAGTACCAGCTCATTGAATCAACAAATACTTGATATGAAG ACAGAAGGGACATCAGCAGCAATACAGATGAAAGTAGAAACAAGCTTAGAAAGGCGAATGTGGGCGTCCAGAATGACAAAGCAAGTGATGGACATGAATAACCATCTTCAATCGAGGGTACTAGACATGATGCGGATTCGATTGTTCGAGCCTACAAAAATTAACTCGTCctcaaagaaacaaaaagatgAAAGAGATCGAGTTGCTAAGAAGATGGAGAAGCGTCCATCGTCATTCCATTAA
- the LOC103484316 gene encoding protein ROOT INITIATION DEFECTIVE 3-like isoform X2, with product MQTSVVSINGSFFFFFFCFHLFEHQKMGNGGESMALAVCSDRNMGLGITIWDVKTGQTLLHIPSCASPPYGFICLRNEFFVASQTRKEGSVGGGTIFIWSLNKPQPPVMSYTLETIGPLASTKDSVYLAGGTHSGNIHLWEFWDLMSGMIKGTQAHIEGITAIVLHPTEQVLFSGTVDGQISASRLELGFDNCITVKENQILAPKGHKGAITALAFSQTDLISASEDCTVCIWDISRQRIIQKLDHKKGRITNLVAIPRSSLISTSNRKRVLNQFSMSSLDKYPQPANLMKSTIPLFSSLQPLQENLNSIGFTSTSSLNQQILDMKTEGTSAAIQMKVETSLERRMWASRMTKQVMDMNNHLQSRVLDMMRIRLFEPTKINSSSKKQKDERDRVAKKMEKRPSSFH from the exons ATGCAGACCTCCGTTGTCTCCATTAATggcagttttttttttttttttttttgcttccaTCTCTTTGAGCATCAGAAAATGGGCAACGGCGGCGAAAGTATGGCGTTGGCTGTTTGCAGCGACAGAAACATGGGATTGGGGATTACTATATGGGATGTGAAAACAGGCCAAACTCTCCTTCACATTCCGTCTTGCGCTTCGCCTCCCTACGGTTTTATTTGCTTGAGAAACGAGTTCTTTGTTGCTTCTCAGACTCGTAAGGAAGGGTCCGTTGGTGGTGGAACCATTTTCATTTGGTCACTCAACAAG CCTCAGCCACCTGTTATGAGCTATACATTAGAGACCATTGGACCACTCGCCTCAACGAAGGATAGTGTATATCTTGCAGGCGGAACTCATTCAGGAAATATTCATCTTTGGGAG TTTTGGGACTTAATGTCAGGAATGATTAAGGGAACTCAAGCTCATATAGAGGGGATCACCGCAATTGTTCTTCATCCAACTGAGCAAGTTCTGTTCTCAGGCACTGTTGACGGGCAAATTTCTGCTAGCAGGCTTGAATTAGGATTTGATAACTGCATTACCGTTAAAGAAAATCAAATACTTGCACCAAAAGGACACAA AGGAGCTATTACTGCTCTGGCTTTTAGTCAGACGGATCTGATTTCTGCATCCGAGGATTGTACTGTTTGCATATGGGACATCAGCAGACAGAGGATCATACAAAAGCTTGACCATAAAAAAG GGAGAATAACCAATTTGGTAGCAATTCCACGGTCGTCCTTGATCTCTACGTCAAATCGAAAGAGAGTCTTGAATCAATTCTCCATGTCCTCACTCGACAAGTATCCTCAGCCTGCCAACTTGATGAAGAGCACGATCCCTCTCTTTTCGTCCCTCCAACCGCTTCAGGAGAATCTGAATTCTATCGGATTCACAAGTACCAGCTCATTGAATCAACAAATACTTGATATGAAG ACAGAAGGGACATCAGCAGCAATACAGATGAAAGTAGAAACAAGCTTAGAAAGGCGAATGTGGGCGTCCAGAATGACAAAGCAAGTGATGGACATGAATAACCATCTTCAATCGAGGGTACTAGACATGATGCGGATTCGATTGTTCGAGCCTACAAAAATTAACTCGTCctcaaagaaacaaaaagatgAAAGAGATCGAGTTGCTAAGAAGATGGAGAAGCGTCCATCGTCATTCCATTAA